The following are encoded in a window of Haloarcula halophila genomic DNA:
- a CDS encoding OapC/ArvC family zinc-ribbon domain-containing protein, with amino-acid sequence MPHQCTNCGRAFEDGSKEMLSGCPDCGGNKFQFRPDGVDSSTPPETDAEPPEPPDPPGSDNTVARTVGKTAATVRDFVGSGQGDTHEAGVDTTGSSGSDGGAPGSEAEASAPATEDAAQASARGDVVGSDELPDDPPAEPPDEPAVEAQSPETPTDSTDGGDDPDERPDLSELREELNEQFESIKVLEPGQYELNLMELYDREEYIVALEEDGRYSIQVPEAIRD; translated from the coding sequence ATGCCTCACCAGTGTACGAACTGTGGCCGCGCGTTCGAGGACGGCTCCAAGGAGATGCTCTCGGGGTGTCCGGACTGTGGCGGCAACAAGTTCCAGTTCAGACCCGACGGCGTCGACTCTTCGACGCCACCCGAGACGGACGCGGAGCCACCCGAACCGCCGGACCCTCCCGGATCGGACAACACCGTCGCCCGCACCGTCGGGAAGACGGCGGCGACAGTTCGTGATTTCGTCGGCAGCGGACAGGGTGACACCCACGAGGCCGGCGTCGACACCACTGGTTCCAGTGGAAGCGACGGGGGAGCCCCGGGGTCGGAGGCGGAGGCCTCGGCACCTGCAACCGAAGACGCCGCGCAGGCGAGCGCACGTGGCGACGTGGTCGGGTCGGACGAACTTCCGGACGATCCGCCGGCCGAACCACCGGACGAGCCGGCCGTCGAAGCACAGTCCCCGGAGACACCGACTGATTCTACCGACGGGGGCGACGACCCGGACGAGCGGCCGGACCTCTCGGAGCTTCGGGAGGAACTCAACGAACAGTTCGAGTCGATCAAGGTTCTGGAACCCGGCCAGTACGAACTGAACCTGATGGAGTTGTACGACCGCGAGGAGTACATCGTCGCACTCGAAGAGGACGGCCGGTACTCGATCCAGGTCCCTGAAGCGATCCGGGACTGA
- a CDS encoding DEAD/DEAH box helicase — protein sequence MATAESGEYLDRPLVTQGFLENRRYQVELAETAGSSHTLVCLPTGLGKTTVSLLVTAQRLHSVGGTSLMLAPTKPLVQQHAEFYREALTVPDDEIVVFTGEVRPDDRAALWEDARVVIATPQVVENDLVGNRISLADVTHCTFDECHRATGNYAYNYIAERYHADATDPLVTGMSASPGDDEEAILEVCENLGLSEVAVMTEDDADVADYTHDTSVEWKRIELPEVVVEIRDAINEVVADRLEQLKELGVTNKSSPDLSEREIQGMQAELRQLMDNDQSEGYQGMSLLAEIRKLRTAVTYIETQSVESLRRYFERLKEAARSSGASKADQRLVSEPKIREAIRKAREYDDLHPKFRRTRMLLAETLGIENGERVIVFTESRDTAETLVDFLSNHFETEKFVGQSDTDGSDGMTQTQQQETLDRFRAGEFEVLVSTSVAEEGLDVPEVDLVLFYEPVPTAIRAIQRKGRTGRQAEGRVVVLLAEDTRDEAYFWKARNDQKRMQQELQDLKSVAGDLEAELDQTGLDDYEDGGGSGSAGSDGDGSDGDGDGASRGNGGQAVASESDAPTETGGNGQAGLDAFAGEATPEGGYDGGDDAGADDAADDGTVATADSDDETVEIVADQRELDATIARDLSTREGIKTRLETLAVGDYVLSDRVIVERKTVSDFLDTLTGGDRSMFEQVGDATRHYARPVVVIEGGDLYGARNVHRKAIQGALSSLSVDFGASVLQTADEDETADLLETIAQREQEEADREVSVHGEKQSRTLPEQQEYVVAAIGEVGPVTARSLLEHFGSVESVLTADEEELQAVDGVGSVTAERIREVVGGDYHDG from the coding sequence ATGGCGACCGCCGAAAGCGGGGAGTACCTCGACCGGCCGCTGGTGACCCAGGGGTTCCTGGAGAACCGTCGGTACCAGGTCGAACTGGCCGAGACCGCCGGCTCAAGCCACACGCTCGTCTGTCTCCCGACCGGCCTCGGGAAGACGACCGTCTCGCTGCTCGTCACGGCCCAGCGACTCCACAGCGTCGGCGGCACCTCGCTGATGCTCGCACCGACGAAACCGCTCGTCCAGCAACACGCCGAGTTCTACCGCGAGGCGCTCACCGTCCCCGACGACGAGATCGTCGTCTTCACCGGCGAGGTCAGACCCGACGACCGGGCCGCCCTCTGGGAGGACGCCCGCGTCGTCATCGCGACCCCACAGGTCGTCGAGAACGATCTGGTCGGCAACCGTATCTCGCTTGCCGACGTGACTCACTGCACCTTCGACGAGTGTCACCGCGCCACCGGGAACTACGCCTACAACTACATCGCCGAGCGCTACCACGCGGACGCGACCGACCCGCTGGTGACCGGGATGTCGGCCTCGCCGGGCGACGACGAGGAGGCGATCCTCGAAGTGTGTGAGAACCTCGGGCTCTCGGAGGTCGCGGTGATGACCGAGGACGACGCCGACGTCGCCGACTACACCCACGACACCAGCGTCGAGTGGAAACGGATCGAACTCCCCGAGGTGGTCGTCGAGATCCGGGACGCGATCAACGAGGTCGTCGCCGACCGGCTCGAACAACTGAAGGAACTGGGCGTGACCAACAAGTCCTCGCCGGACCTCTCCGAGCGGGAGATCCAGGGGATGCAAGCAGAGCTCCGGCAGTTGATGGACAACGACCAGAGCGAGGGCTACCAGGGGATGAGCCTGCTCGCCGAGATCCGGAAGCTTCGGACCGCAGTCACCTACATCGAGACCCAGAGCGTCGAGTCCCTGCGGCGGTACTTCGAGCGGTTGAAAGAGGCCGCCCGTTCCTCCGGTGCGTCGAAGGCCGACCAGCGACTCGTCAGCGAACCAAAGATCCGCGAGGCCATCCGGAAGGCCCGGGAGTACGACGACCTCCATCCGAAGTTCCGCCGGACCCGGATGTTGCTCGCCGAAACGTTGGGCATCGAGAACGGCGAGCGGGTCATCGTCTTCACCGAGTCCCGGGACACCGCCGAGACGCTCGTGGACTTCCTCTCGAACCACTTCGAGACCGAGAAGTTCGTCGGCCAGAGCGACACCGACGGGAGCGATGGAATGACACAGACCCAGCAACAGGAGACGCTGGATCGGTTCCGGGCCGGCGAGTTCGAGGTACTCGTCTCGACCTCCGTCGCCGAGGAGGGGCTGGACGTCCCCGAGGTCGACCTGGTGTTGTTCTACGAACCGGTCCCGACGGCGATCCGGGCCATCCAGCGAAAGGGCCGGACGGGCCGGCAGGCCGAGGGGCGTGTGGTCGTCTTGCTGGCCGAGGACACCCGCGACGAGGCCTACTTCTGGAAGGCCCGTAACGACCAGAAACGGATGCAACAGGAGCTACAGGACCTCAAGAGCGTCGCCGGCGACCTCGAAGCCGAACTCGACCAGACCGGGCTGGACGACTACGAGGACGGCGGCGGTTCCGGGTCAGCCGGCAGTGACGGCGACGGTTCGGATGGAGACGGGGACGGAGCGTCGCGTGGAAACGGCGGGCAGGCGGTCGCTTCCGAATCGGACGCTCCAACCGAAACGGGGGGCAACGGCCAGGCGGGCCTGGACGCGTTCGCCGGCGAAGCGACGCCGGAAGGTGGATACGACGGCGGCGACGATGCTGGAGCCGACGACGCCGCGGACGACGGCACGGTCGCGACGGCCGACAGCGACGACGAGACCGTCGAGATCGTCGCCGATCAGCGGGAACTGGACGCGACGATCGCCAGGGACCTCTCGACCCGCGAGGGGATCAAGACCCGCCTGGAGACGCTGGCCGTCGGCGACTACGTCCTCTCGGATCGGGTGATCGTCGAACGCAAGACCGTCTCGGACTTCCTCGATACGCTGACCGGCGGCGACCGCTCGATGTTCGAGCAGGTCGGCGACGCTACGCGCCACTACGCCCGTCCCGTCGTCGTCATCGAGGGTGGGGACCTCTACGGCGCCCGGAACGTCCACCGGAAGGCGATCCAGGGGGCGCTCTCGTCGTTGTCGGTCGATTTCGGTGCCAGCGTCCTCCAGACCGCCGACGAGGACGAGACTGCGGACCTCTTAGAGACCATCGCACAGCGCGAGCAGGAAGAGGCCGACCGCGAGGTCAGCGTCCACGGCGAGAAACAGTCCCGGACGCTGCCCGAACAACAGGAGTACGTCGTCGCCGCGATCGGCGAGGTCGGCCCGGTCACCGCCCGGTCGCTGCTCGAACACTTCGGGAGCGTCGAATCCGTCCTGACTGCCGACGAGGAGGAGCTACAGGCGGTCGACGGAGTCGGCTCGGTGACCGCAGAACGGATCAGAGAGGTCGTCGGCGGCGACTACCACGACGGGTAG
- a CDS encoding Sjogren's syndrome/scleroderma autoantigen 1 family protein, translating into MSDFDKEAEREKLREKFEKEEDEREATEQMSELLLKGATMTNAHCSTCGDPVFRYDGQEFCPTCQKPITRGENEQDEDGETTDGDHIEVADPGDEARVQFGDQEGEPEPSADAAGTAGEQTPDAPGAEAVAGSTDGDTRSNADVTPSETGGVSNRQPTADTQSAGSRSTPVSGTDPHDRSPSVSTRTAELPEEAATDLTEAKRLLAQTARQFAQRAADSQDPRDAREHLQAAREAGAALDAMDF; encoded by the coding sequence ATGAGTGACTTCGATAAGGAAGCCGAACGCGAGAAACTCCGGGAGAAGTTCGAGAAAGAGGAGGACGAGCGCGAGGCGACCGAACAGATGAGCGAGCTACTGCTGAAGGGAGCGACGATGACGAACGCCCACTGCAGCACGTGTGGCGACCCCGTCTTCCGCTACGACGGCCAGGAGTTCTGCCCGACCTGTCAGAAACCGATCACACGTGGGGAGAACGAACAGGACGAAGACGGCGAGACGACCGACGGCGACCACATCGAGGTCGCGGACCCGGGTGACGAGGCTCGCGTCCAGTTCGGCGACCAGGAGGGCGAACCCGAACCGTCGGCGGACGCCGCGGGGACTGCAGGCGAGCAGACTCCGGATGCCCCCGGAGCGGAAGCCGTGGCCGGGAGCACGGACGGCGACACCCGCTCGAACGCCGACGTTACTCCATCCGAAACGGGGGGCGTGTCGAACCGCCAACCGACAGCCGATACCCAGAGTGCGGGGTCACGTTCCACACCGGTTAGCGGGACCGATCCCCACGACCGATCCCCCTCTGTTTCAACTCGAACTGCGGAACTTCCCGAGGAAGCCGCGACCGATCTGACCGAGGCAAAGCGCCTGCTCGCACAGACGGCCCGGCAGTTCGCACAGCGCGCTGCCGACAGTCAGGACCCACGGGACGCGCGAGAACACCTCCAGGCGGCCCGTGAAGCGGGGGCGGCGCTGGACGCGATGGACTTCTGA
- a CDS encoding dolichol kinase — MADEVARRLVHATGSAVPLCHLLVPDLVTWRVVQWFLACCLLVVVVLEYLRLSVGLDWAIYDRLTREYEQDNPAGYALYIVGMALVAFAVGIGGMTTSVAVPAMLMLAIGDPISGLLGSASASAVKQTWVLLVMFGVCTLLASPFVPPAAAVLGGAAATFADGVKPTIAGYVVDDNFSIPVLGAAAMWVGVALLPV; from the coding sequence ATGGCCGACGAGGTCGCCAGGCGTCTGGTCCACGCCACCGGGTCGGCGGTTCCGCTCTGTCACCTGCTGGTCCCCGATCTCGTCACGTGGCGGGTCGTCCAGTGGTTCCTGGCGTGCTGTCTACTCGTCGTCGTCGTCCTGGAGTACCTGCGGCTCTCTGTCGGCCTGGACTGGGCCATCTACGACCGCCTCACCCGCGAGTACGAACAGGACAACCCTGCGGGGTACGCGCTGTACATCGTCGGGATGGCCCTGGTCGCCTTCGCCGTCGGGATCGGCGGGATGACCACGAGCGTCGCCGTGCCGGCGATGTTGATGCTCGCGATCGGTGACCCGATCAGCGGACTCCTGGGCTCTGCCAGCGCGAGCGCGGTCAAGCAGACCTGGGTCCTGCTCGTGATGTTCGGCGTCTGTACGCTGCTCGCTTCCCCGTTCGTCCCGCCAGCGGCGGCAGTACTGGGCGGCGCTGCCGCGACGTTCGCCGACGGGGTCAAACCGACGATCGCCGGCTACGTCGTCGACGACAACTTCTCGATCCCGGTGCTGGGCGCGGCCGCGATGTGGGTCGGCGTGGCCCTCCTCCCGGTGTAG
- a CDS encoding DUF2073 domain-containing protein: MPEIKDPDDGVQIDLVSGERMEGLTTMEKIRTVLDGVREGNIVILEEGLSPDEESRLIEVTMTEISPDEFNGIEIETYPKSEAANTGLLDRLMGNESTQKLTVIGPANQIETLHKDENLISALVSRK, encoded by the coding sequence ATGCCCGAAATAAAAGACCCGGACGACGGCGTGCAGATCGACCTCGTCAGCGGGGAGCGAATGGAGGGGCTCACGACGATGGAGAAGATCCGGACGGTGCTCGACGGCGTCCGAGAGGGGAACATCGTCATCCTCGAAGAGGGGCTCTCGCCCGACGAGGAGTCACGCCTCATCGAGGTCACCATGACCGAGATCAGCCCCGACGAATTCAACGGCATCGAGATCGAGACCTACCCGAAGTCCGAGGCGGCCAATACGGGCCTGCTCGACCGGCTCATGGGGAACGAATCGACACAGAAACTCACGGTCATCGGCCCGGCCAACCAGATCGAGACGCTCCACAAGGACGAAAACCTCATCAGCGCACTCGTCTCCCGGAAATAA
- a CDS encoding Era-like GTP-binding protein, with product MGLLTNLKDSISRAASTLFSEEDPKRIGIYGPPNAGKTTLANRIARDWTGDAVGPESHVPHETRRARRKEDIEIERDGKTVTIDIVDTPGVTTKVDYTEFLEHDMEKDDAVRRSREATEGVAEAMHWLREDVDGVIYVLDSATDPFTQVNTMLIGIIESQDLPVLILANKIDLEDSSVQRIRNAYPQHETIPLSALEGDNMDEVYDKIAEYFS from the coding sequence ATGGGACTGCTAACAAACCTCAAAGACAGCATCTCACGGGCAGCATCGACTCTGTTCTCGGAGGAGGACCCGAAGCGGATCGGTATCTACGGGCCGCCAAACGCCGGGAAGACGACACTCGCGAACCGGATCGCTCGGGACTGGACCGGCGACGCCGTCGGACCGGAGAGCCACGTCCCACACGAGACACGGCGGGCTCGCCGCAAGGAGGACATCGAAATCGAGCGCGACGGCAAAACCGTCACTATCGACATCGTCGACACGCCCGGCGTGACGACGAAAGTCGATTACACGGAGTTTCTCGAACACGACATGGAGAAAGACGACGCCGTCCGCCGGTCCAGAGAGGCTACGGAGGGCGTCGCCGAGGCGATGCACTGGCTCAGGGAAGACGTCGACGGGGTGATCTACGTGCTCGACTCGGCGACAGATCCGTTCACGCAGGTCAACACGATGCTTATCGGTATCATCGAGAGCCAGGACCTCCCGGTGCTGATCCTCGCGAACAAGATCGACCTGGAGGATTCGTCGGTTCAGCGGATCCGTAACGCCTACCCCCAACACGAGACGATCCCGCTCTCGGCGCTGGAAGGCGACAATATGGACGAAGTGTACGACAAGATCGCGGAGTACTTCTCGTGA
- a CDS encoding redoxin domain-containing protein: protein MKQSQSETRYFEFELHNIGAGSETLASDELATDHDYVLAVLLRNHYCPLCRELVRNLADRYDEFATRGVAVVPVLPDIRERALLWHRRYDLPFPMLADPETNIVGDDDAPDEFDTFAPFQRTIPRLPGVALFECEGEQLRIVSRHGGPNPQDIPTIDDLIQRVDRHRDGESPDRPEQITSDGGLVNLNY, encoded by the coding sequence GTGAAACAATCACAGTCTGAGACGAGATACTTCGAGTTCGAGCTACACAACATCGGTGCCGGCAGCGAGACACTCGCGTCCGACGAGCTGGCGACCGATCACGACTACGTTCTCGCAGTGCTGTTGCGGAACCACTACTGTCCGTTGTGCCGGGAACTCGTCCGGAACCTGGCAGACCGCTACGACGAGTTCGCGACCCGCGGTGTCGCCGTCGTCCCGGTGTTACCGGACATCAGGGAGCGGGCGCTGTTGTGGCACCGGCGCTACGACCTTCCGTTCCCGATGCTTGCCGACCCGGAAACGAACATCGTCGGCGACGACGACGCGCCCGACGAGTTCGACACGTTCGCCCCGTTCCAGCGGACGATCCCACGGCTCCCAGGGGTCGCACTGTTCGAGTGTGAGGGGGAGCAACTCCGGATCGTCTCACGCCACGGCGGGCCGAACCCACAGGACATCCCGACCATCGACGACCTCATACAGCGGGTCGACCGCCACCGCGACGGCGAGTCTCCCGACCGGCCCGAACAGATCACCTCCGACGGCGGGCTCGTGAACCTCAACTACTGA
- the mdh gene encoding malate dehydrogenase, translating into MTKVSVVGAAGTVGAAAGYNIALRDIADEVVLVDIPDKEEDTIGQAADTNHGIAYDSNTTVRQGGYEATAGSDVVVITAGIPRQPGQTRIDLAGDNAPIMEDIQSSLDEHNDDYVSLTTSNPVDLLNRHLYEAGDRAREQVIGFGGRLDSARFRYVLSEEFDAPTQNVEATILGEHGDAQVPVFSKVRVDGTDPEFDADERERILGDLQESAMDVIERKGATEWGPARGVAHMVEAIVRDTGEVLPASVKLEGEFGHEDTAFGVPVRLGSNGVEEIVEWDLDDYEAELMAEAADKLSEQYDEIA; encoded by the coding sequence ATGACAAAGGTAAGCGTAGTCGGCGCGGCCGGAACGGTCGGCGCCGCCGCAGGGTACAACATCGCACTCCGAGACATCGCCGACGAGGTCGTCCTCGTCGACATTCCCGACAAGGAAGAAGACACGATCGGGCAGGCGGCCGACACCAACCACGGCATCGCCTACGACTCGAACACGACGGTCCGACAGGGCGGCTACGAGGCCACCGCCGGCTCGGACGTCGTCGTCATCACGGCCGGGATCCCCCGCCAGCCCGGCCAGACTCGGATCGACCTCGCCGGCGACAACGCGCCGATCATGGAGGACATCCAGTCCTCGCTGGACGAGCACAACGACGACTACGTCTCGCTGACGACCTCCAACCCCGTGGACCTGCTGAACCGCCACCTCTACGAGGCCGGCGACCGCGCCCGCGAGCAGGTCATCGGCTTCGGCGGCCGCCTGGACTCCGCGCGGTTCCGGTACGTCCTCTCCGAGGAGTTCGACGCTCCGACCCAGAACGTCGAGGCGACGATCCTGGGCGAACACGGCGACGCACAGGTCCCCGTCTTCTCGAAGGTTCGCGTCGACGGCACCGACCCCGAGTTCGACGCCGACGAGCGCGAACGGATTCTGGGTGACCTCCAGGAGTCCGCGATGGACGTCATCGAGCGCAAGGGCGCGACCGAGTGGGGACCCGCCCGCGGCGTCGCCCACATGGTCGAAGCGATCGTCCGTGACACCGGCGAAGTGCTGCCGGCGTCGGTCAAGCTAGAAGGCGAGTTCGGCCACGAAGACACCGCCTTCGGCGTGCCGGTCCGTCTCGGGAGCAACGGCGTCGAGGAGATCGTCGAGTGGGACCTCGACGACTACGAGGCGGAGCTGATGGCCGAGGCCGCCGACAAGCTCTCCGAGCAGTACGACGAGATCGCGTAA